A genomic region of Lagopus muta isolate bLagMut1 chromosome 19, bLagMut1 primary, whole genome shotgun sequence contains the following coding sequences:
- the NACC2 gene encoding nucleus accumbens-associated protein 2 has product MSQMLHIEIPNFGNTVLGCLNEQRLLGLYCDVSIVVKGQAFKAHRAVLAASSLYFRDLFSGNSKNAFELPGTVPPACFQQILSFCYTGKLTMAASEQLVVMYTAGFLQIQHIVEKGTDLMFKVSSPHCDSQTAMIEDPSSEPQSPCNQLQSASAPYVMSPSMPIPLLTRVKHESLELPPAAVPGLPAKRPLEPGARDGPAGAGPAAGPLKLSRVSYYGVPNLASLLPTVQQVQYSQGERTSPGASSIPTTDSPTSYHNEEDEEDDEAYDTMVEEQYGQMYIKSSGGYSVAQEKPEQIPLENRSCVLIRRDLVALPASLISQIGYRCHPKLYSEGDPGEKLELVAGSGVYITRGQLMNCHLCAGVKHKVLLRRLLATFFDRNTLANSCGTGIRSSTSDPSRKPLDSRVLNAVKLYCQNFAPSFKESEMNVIAADMCTNARRVRKRWLPKIKSMLPEGMEMYRTVMGSTTNSVPLDPEFQPSSAQVFEQQIYAERRSDSGTIVALRTNTVSVDLSNGSSQSFEQSEDAEGAGSVIQEAAATDAMASDTQSTPQPFEQGSGPSSRPETPVRRQDGTYGGTL; this is encoded by the exons ATGTCGCAGATGTTGCACATAGAGATTCCCAACTTTGGGAACACCGTGCTGGGCTGCCTGAACGAGCAGCGCCTGCTGGGGCTGTACTGCGATGTCTCCATCGTGGTGAAGGGCCAGGCCTTCAAGGCACACCGTGCcgtgctggctgccagcagcctcTACTTCCGAGACTTGTTCAGCGGGAACAGCAAAAACGCCTTTGAGCTGCCGGGGACGGTGCCCCCTGCTTGCTTCCAGCAGATCCTCTCCTTTTGCTACACCGGCAAGCTCACCATGGCGGCCAGCGAGCAGCTGGTGGTGATGTACACGGCGGGCTTCCTGCAGATCCAGCACATCGtggagaaggggacagacttgATGTTCAAGGTGAGCTCGCCCCACTGTGACTCTCAGACCGCCATGATCGAAGACCCCTCCTCAGAGCCGCAGAGCCCCTGCAACCAGCTGCAATCGGCCTCTGCGCCCTACGTCATGTCCCCCTCCATGCCCATCCCGCTCCTCACCCGGGTCAAGCACGAGAGCCTGGAGCTGCCGCCGGCCGCCGTGCCGGGCCTGCCTGCCAAGCGGCCCCTGGAGCCGGGCGCACGTGATGGTCCTGCAGGAGCAGGCCCTGCTGCCGGCCCGCTGAAGCTGTCGCGTGTCTCCTACTATGGGGTGCCCAACCTGGCCTCCCTCCTGCCCACCGTGCAGCAGGTGCAGTACTCGCAGGGGGAGCGCACCAGCCCCGGCGCCAGCAGCATCCCCACCACCGACAGCCCCACGTCCTACCACAAcgaggaggatgaggaggacgACGAGGCGTACGACACCATGGTGGAGGAGCAGTACGGGCAGATGTACATCAAGTCCTCGGGAGGCTATTCTG TTGCACAAGAAAAGCCGGAGCAGATCCCGCTGGAGAACCGCTCCTGTGTCCTCATCCGCCGGGATCTGGTTGCCCTCCCAGCCAGTCTCATCAGCCAGATCGGGTACCGCTGCCACCCCAAGCTCTACTCCGAGGGGGACCCTGGGGAGAAGCTGGAGCTCGTGGCAG GCTCAGGTGTTTACATCACGCGGGGGCAGCTGATGAATTGCCACTTATGTGCTGGTGTCAAACACAAAGTCCTCCTGAGGCGTCTCCTGGCCACGTTCTTCGATCG GAACACCCTTGCCAACAGCTGCGGAACCGGAATCCGCTCCTCCACGAGCGACCCCAGCAGGAAACCTCTGGACAGCAGAGTCCTGAACGCCGTGAAAC TGTATTGTCAGAATTTTGCCCCGAGCTTTAAGGAAAGCGAGATGAATGTCATAGCAGCTGATATGTGCACCAATGCCCGCCGGGTCCGCAAGCGTTGGCTCCCGAAGATCAAATCCATGCTGCCCGAGGGGATGGAGATGTACCGCACCGTGATGGGCTCCACCACAAACAGCGTCCCTCTGGATCCCGAattccagcccagctctgctcaggtcTTTGAGCAGCAAATCTATGCAGAAAGGAGGAGCGATTCAGGAACTATAGTAGCACTGAGAACTAACACAGTGAGCGTCGATCTGAGCAACGGATCCAGCCAGTCCTTCGAACAGAGCGAGGATGCCGAGGGCGCCGGCTCTGTCATACAGGAGGCGGCTGCCACGGATGCCATGGCATCGGATACCCAAAGCACTCCCCAACCTTTTGAGCAGGGCTCGGGCCCCTCCAGCCGGCCCGAAACTCCGGTGAGAAGACAGGATGGCACTTATGGAGGGACTTTATAG